In Geminicoccaceae bacterium, a single window of DNA contains:
- a CDS encoding DUF721 domain-containing protein, giving the protein MDENDQKHVRPSGGPRTHVTTPMSHLVANLLSPAARRRGFAQASILNDWPVIVGRALATRCQPLAIDFRKGTRRQGVLFLRASGGAALELQHHARQLVERVNDYFGFDAIRHIRILQGTLPRPPQQAADAPRAILTAEQETELADNLKGIESEALHRALSGLGRTLKGRGGATA; this is encoded by the coding sequence ATGGATGAAAACGACCAGAAGCACGTGCGGCCATCGGGCGGACCGCGAACCCACGTCACCACCCCGATGTCGCACCTCGTCGCCAACCTCCTGTCGCCGGCAGCACGGCGCCGGGGTTTCGCGCAGGCCTCCATTCTCAACGACTGGCCGGTGATCGTCGGTCGGGCGCTGGCCACGCGGTGCCAGCCGCTGGCCATCGACTTCCGCAAGGGAACCCGTCGACAGGGCGTGCTCTTCCTGCGCGCATCCGGAGGGGCCGCGCTCGAACTGCAGCACCATGCCCGCCAGCTCGTGGAGCGGGTGAACGACTATTTCGGCTTCGATGCGATACGTCACATCCGCATCCTCCAGGGCACCCTGCCGCGCCCGCCGCAGCAGGCAGCCGATGCGCCGCGTGCCATCCTCACCGCTGAGCAGGAAACCGAACTTGCCGACAATCTCAAGGGTATCGAGTCCGAAGCCCTCCATCGTGCCCTCTCCGGCCTGGGGCGGACCCTGAAGGGGCGTGGCGGGGCGACGGCATGA
- a CDS encoding A/G-specific adenine glycosylase, giving the protein MPEFVALPAATTTLKAALLAWYDRHKRELPWRGSSTKRVDPYHVMVSELMLQQTTVKTVKTRFTGFIERFPTVAILASAPEDDVLHAWQGLGYYRRARALRNAARVIVDRHDGEVPASVEALQALPGIGNYTARAIAAMAFDIPVIPVDGNVRRVLTRLAAVDLPAARLARPVERLADALASDLRPGDSAQALIELGALCCRPRSPECGTCPWKDHCIAHVRGLAGLLPRPPIRKDKRHLFATAWLFRRDDGAILLRRRPKDGLLGGLIELPTSPWIEENTMAGPGWGGDLALVPGTVTHVFTHIRLELHLMRGHCEVAADGFFHSADHLDELALPTLTKKLLRHGGIDC; this is encoded by the coding sequence ATGCCGGAATTCGTCGCCCTGCCCGCAGCCACGACCACACTGAAGGCTGCCCTGCTCGCCTGGTATGACCGCCACAAACGCGAACTTCCATGGCGTGGATCATCGACAAAGAGAGTTGATCCATACCACGTTATGGTCAGTGAGTTGATGTTGCAACAGACTACCGTCAAGACCGTAAAGACTCGGTTTACGGGATTCATTGAGCGATTTCCGACAGTTGCCATTCTGGCATCGGCGCCTGAAGATGATGTTCTCCATGCGTGGCAGGGGCTGGGCTACTATCGCCGTGCGCGTGCGTTGCGCAACGCCGCCAGGGTGATCGTCGACCGGCACGATGGCGAAGTGCCGGCGTCGGTGGAAGCGCTCCAGGCGCTGCCCGGTATCGGCAACTATACCGCCAGAGCCATCGCCGCGATGGCATTCGACATCCCGGTCATTCCGGTGGACGGAAATGTTCGACGAGTGTTGACCAGACTGGCGGCCGTCGACCTGCCGGCGGCAAGGTTGGCAAGGCCCGTGGAACGACTGGCTGATGCCCTTGCCTCCGACCTGCGCCCGGGCGATTCGGCGCAAGCGCTCATCGAGCTGGGCGCCTTGTGCTGTCGACCGCGAAGCCCCGAATGCGGCACCTGCCCGTGGAAGGACCATTGCATCGCTCATGTCCGGGGCCTGGCCGGCCTGCTGCCCCGGCCTCCGATACGCAAGGACAAGCGTCACCTTTTTGCCACAGCGTGGCTTTTTCGTCGCGACGATGGTGCGATCCTCCTGCGCAGGCGACCGAAGGACGGACTCCTTGGCGGCCTGATCGAACTGCCGACCTCGCCATGGATCGAGGAAAACACCATGGCGGGGCCAGGATGGGGCGGCGATCTCGCCCTTGTCCCCGGAACGGTGACACACGTCTTCACCCACATCCGCCTTGAACTGCACCTGATGCGCGGACATTGCGAGGTGGCGGCAGACGGTTTCTTCCACTCCGCAGACCATCTCGATGAACTGGCCTTACCGACATTGACGAAAAAGCTGCTGCGTCACGGTGGCATCGACTGCTGA
- a CDS encoding YraN family protein gives MAPTSLERHRSERAGRRAETVAVWFLRLKGYRILARRYATGQGEIDIIARRGRLVAFVEVKRRRHLDRALEALDRRQCRRIMRAAQVFMQRFPSVERLDLRFDLIAVGEWRIVHVEDAFRPDS, from the coding sequence ATGGCGCCCACATCTCTCGAACGGCACCGCAGCGAACGGGCAGGGCGGAGGGCGGAGACCGTTGCAGTCTGGTTCCTGAGGCTCAAGGGCTACCGGATTCTCGCCCGGCGCTATGCCACCGGGCAGGGGGAGATCGACATCATCGCCCGCCGGGGACGGCTTGTCGCCTTCGTCGAGGTGAAGCGTCGCCGGCATCTGGATCGGGCGCTGGAGGCGCTGGACCGGCGTCAGTGCCGCAGGATCATGCGCGCCGCGCAGGTGTTCATGCAGCGCTTTCCATCCGTCGAGCGGCTCGACCTGCGTTTCGACCTGATTGCGGTCGGCGAATGGCGCATCGTTCATGTCGAGGATGCCTTCCGGCCGGATTCCTGA
- the rsmI gene encoding 16S rRNA (cytidine(1402)-2'-O)-methyltransferase — protein MGRTLAGKRNDTRDLVRSKRRDDTTNVAETGAASVHQANADTSTSKLAPGLYVTATPIGNLGDISSRAREVMAAADLVLCEDTRVTGRLLHLLGLKRPLLPYHDHNGERMRPQIIERLLAGESMVLVSDAGTPCIADPGFKLVRAVREVGIPVRSVPGACSVVSALSIAGLPTDRFLFSGFLPSRATERRSALQALRSLDATLVFLESPARISASLADCAGILGPRQAAIGRELTKLHEEVRTGRLDALAAEIAAGPALRGEIVLLIAAGDEARPMPGDEEIDEALRRALIDNKPGRAAAIVARATGISRDLLYDRALLLKT, from the coding sequence ATGGGCAGAACATTGGCTGGGAAGCGGAATGACACGCGAGACCTCGTCCGGAGCAAGAGGCGTGATGACACGACAAACGTCGCCGAAACCGGCGCTGCGAGTGTTCATCAAGCTAATGCAGACACTTCGACAAGTAAACTCGCGCCGGGGCTGTATGTGACGGCCACGCCGATCGGCAATCTCGGCGACATCAGCTCAAGGGCGCGCGAGGTCATGGCCGCAGCGGATCTGGTCCTGTGCGAGGATACGCGGGTGACCGGACGATTGCTGCATCTGCTGGGGCTGAAACGACCGCTCCTGCCCTATCACGACCACAATGGCGAACGGATGCGGCCACAGATCATCGAGCGTCTGCTGGCGGGCGAGAGCATGGTGCTGGTATCCGACGCCGGAACGCCATGCATCGCCGATCCGGGGTTCAAGCTCGTGCGGGCGGTACGCGAAGTAGGTATTCCAGTACGTTCGGTTCCCGGTGCCTGTTCCGTCGTGTCGGCCTTGTCCATCGCCGGCCTGCCCACCGACCGCTTCCTCTTTTCGGGCTTCCTGCCGTCACGTGCGACCGAGCGCCGGAGTGCGCTGCAAGCATTGCGATCCCTCGATGCGACGCTGGTCTTCCTGGAATCGCCGGCGCGGATCAGCGCTTCGCTTGCCGATTGTGCCGGGATCCTGGGTCCGCGACAGGCTGCCATCGGGCGAGAACTGACCAAGCTTCACGAGGAGGTGCGTACCGGCAGGCTCGACGCGCTGGCGGCGGAAATCGCCGCGGGACCGGCGCTTCGCGGCGAAATCGTCCTGCTGATCGCTGCCGGCGACGAGGCGCGGCCGATGCCGGGCGACGAAGAGATAGACGAGGCCCTGCGCCGGGCGCTGATCGATAACAAGCCCGGCCGCGCCGCCGCGATTGTGGCGCGGGCCACCGGCATTTCGCGCGATCTGCTGTATGATCGTGCCCTTCTGCTCAAGACGTGA
- a CDS encoding penicillin-binding protein activator → MSFRFPANVLPILPLFLLVTACAPSQRTAPPIQPQLTPPPSVASAEPARPVRTGPVTVALLLPLSGQTAALGQEMLNASMMAIFDVGETDMQVLPFDTGGTPEGATEAAHQAVERDVELVLGPLFGASTAAAAPIVREAGLSMISFSNDARVAGNGVYVLGFRPEEQVERVVAYARRQGLSRIAAIAPDDAYGARAIAAWRANVDPAESGSLYAFYPPDENEQARVIREFTRYDARKAALESQVSRLSGRSDAASRGELARLQQLDTLGDPPFDAIMIADHGSRLRSAAALLAYYDVTARNTRFLGTMLWQADPRLLMEPEFQGGWIANVAPRDDEIFSGRYERLYSAKPNALAGLAYDATALAAVVARTDRTFSADYLTDPAGFIGRAGIFRLDPDGLAEHGLAVLQVNQGTTTVLEDAPRSFNETQLTQ, encoded by the coding sequence GTGTCATTCCGCTTCCCAGCCAATGTTCTGCCCATCCTGCCGCTATTCCTTCTGGTGACGGCTTGTGCCCCATCGCAGAGGACTGCGCCACCCATCCAGCCCCAGTTGACGCCGCCTCCATCGGTCGCCAGCGCCGAACCCGCCAGGCCCGTGCGCACCGGACCGGTCACCGTTGCCCTGCTGCTGCCGCTTTCGGGCCAGACCGCGGCATTGGGACAGGAGATGCTCAACGCTTCGATGATGGCCATCTTCGATGTCGGCGAGACCGACATGCAGGTCCTGCCGTTCGATACCGGGGGAACGCCCGAGGGTGCGACCGAAGCCGCCCACCAGGCAGTCGAGCGTGATGTCGAACTGGTCCTCGGTCCGCTTTTCGGCGCATCGACCGCGGCAGCCGCCCCGATCGTCCGCGAGGCCGGCCTCTCGATGATCTCCTTTTCCAATGATGCGCGGGTCGCCGGGAACGGTGTCTATGTGCTCGGTTTCCGGCCTGAGGAGCAGGTCGAGCGCGTGGTCGCCTATGCCCGCCGGCAGGGCCTGTCGCGGATCGCCGCAATCGCCCCGGATGACGCTTATGGCGCCCGCGCCATTGCCGCCTGGCGCGCGAATGTCGACCCCGCCGAAAGTGGTTCTCTCTATGCGTTCTACCCCCCCGACGAGAATGAGCAGGCGCGGGTGATCCGCGAATTCACCCGCTACGATGCGCGCAAGGCGGCCCTCGAAAGCCAGGTTTCGCGGCTGTCGGGCAGGAGCGACGCCGCCTCGCGCGGCGAACTGGCGCGGCTGCAGCAGCTCGACACGCTGGGCGATCCGCCCTTCGACGCGATCATGATCGCCGATCACGGCAGCCGGCTCAGAAGTGCAGCCGCCCTGCTCGCCTATTACGATGTCACCGCCCGGAACACCCGGTTCCTGGGCACGATGCTATGGCAGGCCGATCCGCGCCTCCTGATGGAACCCGAATTCCAGGGCGGCTGGATCGCCAATGTCGCTCCGCGCGACGACGAGATCTTCTCCGGCCGCTACGAGCGCCTCTACAGCGCGAAGCCCAATGCATTGGCGGGGCTGGCCTACGATGCCACGGCGCTCGCTGCCGTGGTCGCGCGCACCGACCGGACGTTTTCCGCCGACTATCTGACCGATCCGGCAGGCTTCATCGGCCGTGCGGGCATCTTCCGCCTCGATCCGGACGGGCTGGCCGAACATGGGCTGGCCGTGCTTCAGGTCAATCAGGGAACGACCACCGTTCTTGAGGATGCGCCGCGCAGCTTCAATGAGACACAGCTAACGCAATAG
- a CDS encoding diguanylate cyclase translates to MQTKDGSGSSADTTTVATRGYGLQEGEQPYLRLVEVEPELADPLLLLMSRRQPVTVRILIVDHDEADFYLVRQLLERAVDTRFEIEWARNGDAALRKFKNTVFDVCLVEYRLPGIDGLMLARQTHALGHRLPIILMSGEPDENTGYAALELGLADYLDKEELEVDRLERRIRFALARESGLGRLGYLCHFDELTGLANRTLLNDRFARALAASRRHHTRTAVIVVDLNGFKTINDTHGHAAGDRVLKAIAERLGRCLRETDTVSRIGGDEFVLLVENLRQTDDVVVVAVKALEMIRQPVYYRGCSIDVSAALGVSIYPDDAGDPPELLRLADTAMYRAKRQAIPCCRFHDRALDRKANDDSLLECDLQEAIRSGSLSIEYTLQRRLDNAGEMDMDAVITWPHPEFGLLPCSRFSRLAEQGGLVEMLTEWMIDTAITQMDQWCRQGNRHRRITLPLLSRRQLAWNAIVDRITARLDAHGIARDRIELAIDEHLLLDEMRAGGETFGKFAQSGLRIAVAEFGSHTGSLTLLRDAPLQTIRLARELLEHAAGDRHRRMFVDATIGLARRLGYAIVAPDVDEPAVLDMLACYTG, encoded by the coding sequence GTGCAAACCAAAGACGGATCAGGCAGCTCTGCGGACACGACAACGGTTGCGACCCGTGGCTACGGCCTGCAGGAAGGCGAGCAACCCTATCTGCGGCTGGTCGAGGTCGAGCCGGAGCTCGCTGATCCTCTCCTGCTGTTGATGTCGCGCCGGCAGCCGGTGACTGTCCGTATCCTGATCGTCGACCACGACGAGGCCGATTTTTATCTGGTCCGCCAGCTTCTCGAACGGGCCGTCGACACCCGGTTCGAGATCGAATGGGCGCGCAATGGCGATGCGGCCTTGCGCAAGTTCAAGAACACCGTGTTCGACGTCTGCCTCGTCGAATACCGCCTGCCCGGCATCGACGGCCTCATGCTGGCGCGCCAGACCCACGCGCTGGGTCACCGGCTGCCCATCATCCTCATGAGCGGTGAGCCGGACGAGAACACGGGATACGCAGCGCTCGAACTGGGCCTGGCCGACTACCTGGACAAGGAGGAGCTTGAGGTGGACCGGCTGGAGCGGCGCATCCGCTTCGCCCTCGCGCGCGAAAGCGGACTGGGACGGCTCGGCTATCTCTGCCACTTCGACGAGCTCACAGGCCTCGCCAACCGCACGCTGCTCAACGACCGCTTCGCCCGTGCACTGGCCGCATCGCGCCGGCACCACACGCGTACCGCCGTCATCGTCGTCGACCTCAACGGATTCAAGACGATCAACGATACCCACGGGCACGCGGCCGGTGACCGTGTACTCAAGGCCATTGCCGAACGGCTGGGGCGGTGCCTGCGCGAAACCGATACCGTTTCACGCATCGGGGGCGATGAATTCGTGCTCCTCGTCGAGAACCTGCGGCAGACCGATGATGTCGTGGTCGTCGCCGTGAAGGCGCTCGAGATGATCAGGCAGCCCGTCTACTATCGCGGCTGCTCCATCGACGTTTCGGCGGCCCTCGGCGTCTCCATCTATCCCGACGACGCCGGCGATCCGCCAGAGCTCCTGCGACTGGCCGATACGGCGATGTATCGGGCAAAACGGCAGGCGATCCCATGCTGCCGCTTTCACGATCGCGCCCTCGATCGCAAGGCCAATGACGACAGCCTGCTGGAGTGCGACCTGCAGGAAGCCATCCGTTCGGGATCCCTGTCCATCGAATACACTCTTCAACGGCGGCTCGACAATGCCGGTGAAATGGACATGGACGCGGTGATCACATGGCCGCATCCGGAATTCGGGCTCCTGCCCTGCAGCCGTTTCTCCCGGCTTGCCGAACAAGGCGGCCTCGTTGAAATGCTCACCGAGTGGATGATCGACACCGCGATTACCCAGATGGACCAGTGGTGCAGGCAGGGCAACCGCCATCGGCGCATCACCCTGCCCCTGCTGTCGCGCCGGCAGCTGGCATGGAATGCCATCGTCGACCGCATCACGGCCCGTCTGGATGCCCACGGTATCGCCCGCGACCGCATCGAACTCGCCATCGATGAACATCTCCTGCTGGACGAAATGCGGGCCGGCGGTGAGACATTCGGGAAATTCGCCCAATCGGGCCTGCGCATCGCCGTGGCGGAGTTCGGTTCGCATACGGGTTCGCTGACCCTGCTTCGCGACGCGCCGTTGCAGACCATCCGCCTAGCCCGCGAACTTCTCGAACATGCGGCCGGAGACAGACATCGGCGGATGTTCGTCGACGCGACCATCGGCCTGGCCCGCAGGCTCGGCTATGCGATCGTGGCGCCCGATGTCGACGAGCCTGCCGTGCTCGACATGCTCGCCTGCTACACCGGTTGA
- a CDS encoding SDR family oxidoreductase: MKRPDTISPHPRTALVTGASKRIGRAIALELARAGLDIVLHSRQVDEAALQVMDEVAGFGREVIAMPADLADPDALRAAFGRACEKAGGIDMLVNNAAIFRNDRLAGFDLSNLREHMAVNLEAPLLLCSMFHDALPPGRAGQIVNIIDQRVLSPTGQYLSYDLSKAGLHAATMILARDLAPAVRVNAVAPGLVMPPDDGRDPGFDDRVERTPLRIRSDAGEIARAVRFIMETPSMTGQCIAIDSGRHMMAGLPA; this comes from the coding sequence ATGAAACGTCCGGACACGATTTCACCGCATCCGCGGACAGCGCTGGTGACGGGAGCTTCGAAACGCATCGGCCGGGCCATTGCGCTCGAACTGGCGCGTGCCGGGCTCGACATCGTTCTCCATTCACGTCAGGTCGACGAGGCGGCGTTGCAGGTCATGGATGAGGTCGCCGGTTTCGGGCGCGAGGTGATCGCCATGCCCGCCGATCTGGCGGACCCGGATGCCCTGCGCGCGGCCTTCGGGCGCGCCTGCGAAAAGGCCGGCGGCATCGACATGCTGGTGAACAATGCCGCGATCTTTCGCAACGACCGGCTGGCCGGCTTCGACCTGTCGAACCTGCGCGAGCACATGGCGGTCAATCTCGAAGCGCCGCTCCTGCTCTGCTCGATGTTTCACGATGCCCTTCCGCCGGGACGGGCGGGGCAGATCGTGAATATCATCGACCAGCGGGTACTTTCCCCGACGGGACAATATCTTTCCTATGACCTGAGCAAGGCGGGGCTCCATGCGGCGACCATGATCCTCGCCCGCGACCTTGCCCCGGCCGTTCGCGTCAACGCCGTGGCACCCGGTCTGGTGATGCCTCCCGACGACGGTCGCGATCCCGGGTTTGACGACCGGGTGGAACGCACGCCGTTGCGCATTCGCAGCGATGCCGGCGAGATCGCGAGGGCCGTTCGCTTCATCATGGAAACGCCGAGCATGACGGGGCAGTGCATCGCGATCGACAGTGGCCGGCACATGATGGCGGGCCTTCCAGCCTGA
- a CDS encoding ABC transporter permease yields MKVFSQGNVRVILPAGDWNLSAVAAIDRELRNLVDPLVKGGNGATGQVRMAMESLGRLDTAGAWLIARTIKELEAANIPVELIDADDEQKALIDLVRNGVACEPSRDREVHAIKRGIEHLGQATVRAIQEGYTLIAFFGAVVWTLFVNFFKPSTWRITAIFHHLEHTGVNAIPIVTLMSFLIGIVLAYQGSSQLTQFGAEIFTVNLLAVSVLRELGILMTAIVVAGRSGSAFAAQIGMMKVNQEIDAMRVIGLDPLDVLVMPRLIALMIALPLLFFLAIVSALVGGALVVVFGLDIPMVQFIRQLQSAVGAEALFVGLVKAPVFAFLIALVGCFEGLQVENNADSVGVQTTKAVVVTIFLVIVVDAIFSILFSVLGI; encoded by the coding sequence TTGAAAGTATTCAGTCAGGGAAACGTTCGGGTCATATTGCCTGCGGGTGACTGGAACCTGTCGGCGGTTGCCGCGATCGACCGCGAATTGCGCAATTTGGTCGATCCGCTCGTCAAGGGCGGCAACGGGGCGACCGGCCAGGTCCGCATGGCCATGGAGAGTCTCGGCAGGCTGGACACGGCCGGGGCTTGGCTGATCGCCCGTACCATCAAGGAACTCGAAGCCGCGAACATTCCGGTCGAACTCATTGATGCCGATGACGAGCAGAAGGCGCTCATCGACCTGGTGCGCAATGGCGTCGCCTGCGAGCCGTCACGGGATCGTGAAGTGCACGCGATCAAGCGCGGCATCGAACATCTCGGACAGGCGACCGTCCGCGCCATACAGGAAGGTTACACCCTGATCGCGTTCTTTGGCGCGGTGGTATGGACACTGTTTGTCAATTTTTTCAAACCGTCGACATGGCGCATTACGGCGATATTCCACCACCTCGAACATACCGGCGTGAACGCCATCCCGATCGTCACGCTGATGTCGTTCCTCATCGGCATCGTCCTGGCGTATCAGGGCAGCAGCCAGCTGACCCAGTTCGGGGCCGAGATCTTCACGGTCAACCTGCTGGCCGTTTCGGTATTGCGGGAACTGGGCATCCTGATGACCGCGATTGTCGTCGCCGGCCGCTCGGGCAGTGCCTTCGCCGCGCAGATCGGCATGATGAAGGTCAACCAGGAGATCGACGCGATGCGGGTCATCGGTCTCGACCCCCTCGACGTGCTGGTAATGCCACGTCTCATCGCCCTGATGATCGCCCTGCCGCTGCTATTCTTCCTGGCGATCGTGTCGGCTCTCGTCGGCGGCGCCCTGGTCGTGGTCTTCGGCCTCGACATTCCCATGGTCCAGTTCATCCGGCAATTGCAGAGTGCTGTCGGAGCCGAGGCGCTGTTCGTCGGTCTCGTCAAGGCGCCGGTCTTCGCGTTCCTGATCGCCCTCGTGGGCTGCTTCGAGGGATTGCAGGTCGAGAACAATGCCGACAGCGTCGGCGTGCAGACGACCAAGGCCGTCGTGGTGACGATCTTCCTCGTCATCGTCGTCGATGCCATCTTCTCCATCCTCTTTTCGGTCCTGGGTATCTGA
- a CDS encoding ABC transporter ATP-binding protein, with the protein MSSQPVIRIRGLRTRFGTKVIHDDLDLDVRRGEVLAIVGGSGTGKSVLLRHIIDLTRPDAGEITIFGQQMIKLNREDRRQLRARLGVLFQDGALFSSMTVAQNIQIPLKNHLKLPEHLLHEIAGLKLELSGLPADAGGKYPSELSGGMRKRAGLARALALDPELLFLDEPTAGLDPVGAAEFDALIRSLQENLGLTVVMITHDMDSLAAISDRIAALIDKKATVGTMEELRDMPDPWLKEYFGGPRGRAAAISHERGSH; encoded by the coding sequence ATGTCTTCGCAACCCGTCATCCGGATTCGGGGCCTGCGCACCCGCTTCGGTACCAAGGTCATTCATGACGATCTCGATCTCGATGTCAGGCGCGGCGAGGTTCTGGCCATTGTCGGTGGATCGGGCACGGGCAAGTCGGTCCTGCTGCGTCACATCATCGACCTCACCCGGCCCGATGCCGGCGAAATCACCATCTTCGGCCAGCAGATGATCAAGCTGAACCGTGAGGACCGGCGCCAGTTGAGGGCACGGCTCGGCGTCCTGTTCCAGGATGGCGCGCTGTTCAGTTCGATGACCGTGGCCCAGAACATCCAGATACCGCTGAAGAACCACCTGAAGCTCCCGGAACACCTGCTGCACGAGATCGCCGGCCTCAAGCTCGAACTTTCCGGGCTGCCGGCCGACGCAGGTGGCAAGTATCCGAGCGAACTCTCGGGCGGAATGCGCAAGCGCGCCGGGCTGGCGCGCGCGCTGGCGCTCGACCCCGAACTGCTGTTCCTCGACGAACCCACGGCCGGCCTCGATCCGGTCGGTGCCGCCGAGTTCGACGCGCTCATCCGCTCCCTGCAGGAAAATCTCGGTCTCACGGTCGTGATGATCACCCACGACATGGACAGTCTTGCCGCAATCTCGGACCGGATTGCAGCACTCATCGACAAGAAAGCCACAGTCGGCACGATGGAAGAGCTCCGCGACATGCCCGATCCCTGGTTAAAAGAGTATTTTGGCGGACCCCGCGGACGCGCCGCGGCCATCAGTCACGAAAGGGGGAGTCACTGA
- a CDS encoding MCE family protein, which produces MENRSSFFLVGVFVLVSMIGLIGLASWLAKRNIDKSYDLYEVAFSGSVNGLQQGSTVYYRGVPVGHVRDIRIDPENITKVLALIEVESETPVKSDTTAELTMQGVTGLASIELRGGSNESANLEPGPDGKPPRMNAAPSAIEKFVESTPQLLARASDLAERLGSLASDDNLKVISAIFRNAEKTMANLSENSGKFDKVIDNTITATEDLSEAAESARQLMPQFAALATTLNAQTESIGTDASGALAEFNEAAKAMKNLAWRLDRTVEGIQRPLDDFGQSGLYDFSEMVREMRQLVASLTRITKEFERDPAGFLIGGSQRGFVPK; this is translated from the coding sequence ATGGAAAACCGTTCGAGTTTCTTCCTTGTCGGTGTCTTCGTGCTGGTCAGCATGATCGGCCTGATCGGTCTCGCCTCATGGCTGGCCAAGCGCAACATCGACAAGTCCTACGATCTGTACGAAGTCGCGTTCTCCGGTTCCGTCAATGGCCTGCAACAGGGCAGCACCGTGTACTACCGGGGCGTTCCGGTCGGGCATGTGCGCGATATCCGCATCGACCCGGAGAATATCACCAAGGTGCTGGCACTGATCGAGGTCGAATCCGAGACGCCGGTCAAGAGCGACACCACCGCCGAGCTGACGATGCAGGGCGTCACCGGTCTTGCCAGCATCGAATTGCGTGGCGGGTCCAACGAGAGCGCCAACCTCGAACCCGGCCCGGATGGCAAACCACCGAGGATGAACGCCGCGCCATCGGCCATCGAGAAGTTCGTCGAATCGACGCCGCAACTCCTCGCACGGGCTTCCGACCTGGCCGAGCGCCTCGGCAGTCTCGCATCCGACGACAATTTGAAGGTGATCTCGGCGATCTTCCGGAACGCGGAGAAGACGATGGCCAATCTGAGCGAGAACAGCGGCAAGTTCGACAAGGTCATCGACAACACCATCACCGCCACCGAAGACCTGTCCGAAGCAGCCGAGAGTGCCCGGCAGCTCATGCCGCAGTTCGCGGCGCTGGCGACGACCCTGAATGCGCAAACCGAGTCCATCGGCACGGATGCCAGCGGAGCGCTCGCCGAATTCAACGAGGCGGCCAAGGCGATGAAGAACCTGGCCTGGAGACTCGACCGGACTGTGGAAGGTATTCAGAGACCACTTGATGACTTTGGTCAGTCAGGTCTCTATGATTTCTCCGAGATGGTGAGAGAAATGCGCCAACTGGTTGCATCCCTGACCCGTATAACAAAGGAATTCGAACGTGATCCTGCCGGCTTCCTGATCGGCGGCAGCCAGAGGGGGTTCGTGCCGAAATGA
- a CDS encoding membrane integrity-associated transporter subunit PqiC has protein sequence MMMQRRQALAVFGTAMLGGCNALQYVTNREPPTLFELTPKTTFDESLPRTGSAIVIDAPTATAGLNTARIALRPDATRLEYYANAIWVDVVPVMVQNLLTESLDSTDRVDALSPMEASGIRANYSLRMYIREFQAEYDEGTDKPPMVHVNTEVRLLDMPRRDSLATVSFEQFERSKGTSISEVVLAYDEALGKVLKRLVDWTIKSIITANEAGSTD, from the coding sequence ATGATGATGCAGCGACGACAGGCTCTGGCAGTCTTCGGCACCGCGATGCTCGGCGGCTGCAATGCGCTCCAGTATGTCACCAACCGCGAACCGCCGACACTGTTCGAACTCACGCCGAAGACGACCTTCGACGAATCCCTGCCCAGGACCGGCAGTGCCATCGTGATCGATGCTCCGACGGCAACGGCAGGGCTCAACACCGCGCGCATCGCCCTTCGTCCGGACGCGACCCGGCTCGAATACTATGCCAATGCGATCTGGGTCGATGTCGTTCCGGTCATGGTGCAGAATCTGCTGACCGAATCGCTCGACTCGACCGACCGGGTCGATGCGCTGTCGCCGATGGAAGCGTCGGGCATCCGCGCAAACTACTCGTTGCGCATGTATATTCGCGAATTCCAGGCGGAATACGACGAGGGTACCGACAAGCCGCCGATGGTCCACGTGAACACCGAGGTCCGGCTTCTGGACATGCCGAGACGGGATTCGCTGGCGACCGTATCGTTCGAGCAATTCGAACGCTCGAAGGGCACGAGCATCTCCGAAGTCGTCCTTGCCTATGACGAGGCGCTGGGCAAGGTGCTCAAACGTCTGGTCGACTGGACCATCAAGAGCATCATCACCGCGAACGAGGCCGGCAGTACGGACTGA